CCATCACCCACACCCAGTCCCGGCTGGCGGCGTCGGACGCCGGCACGCGCGTCGTCGTCCTCCGTGGGGTCACCGAGGACATGCTGATCGAGGGCGGGATGAACACCGACTACCAGCGCCTCAAGGAAGTCACCGGCGCCACGCGCGACGTGCTCGACGCCGCCAGCGAGGCCCACGTCACGAGTCCTGCCGGGACCGACATGCACCTCAACCTGGACGGGAGCTCGGCCTTCTCGCTCGACGGCTACTTCCACGACTACGGCTTCTCGGCGCTGCCCGGCGGGGAGTCGCCGACCTGCCCGCAGAAGAAGTCCGGCACCGACGGCACCGTCGTCATCGACTACTCGATGGACAACATCGGCCACCTGGACGACCCGATCGAGCTCACCTTCGAAGCGGGGACGCTCACCGGCATCGCGGGCGGCAGTGAAGCCGACGAGCTCCGTGAGATCGTCGACGCGGCCGGCGAGAACGCCGGCAACCTCGCCGAGTTCGCTATCGGGACCAATCCCGACGCGCGACTCATCGGTAACCTCGCCGAGGACAAGAAGAAAGCCGGGACCGTGCACTTCGCCATCGGCGACGACACGAGTCTGGGCGGCACGCTCGAGAGCGAGATCCACTTCGACGGACTCGTCCTCGACCCGACCGTCGAACTCGACGGCACGGTCGTCCTCGACGAGGGGACCCTCGACGTCGAGGGCATCCTGGAACTCGCAGACGAAATCCGGGACTGACTCGGAGACCGCCAGCCACCGCTCGTCGTTCGTTTTCTGCACCAAATACCGCGAAGTGCGAAGTCAACAGTTCTAGCCGGAGCGCCGCGCTTATTCGGCCGCGGACCGGCCGTGGATCGCTCCGTCCCGTTCCGAGAGGTGCTTCGGGTCCCGGTCGTTCGCGACGGCCAGGAGTTCGGCGACGATGCTGTGTGCGATCCCGTAGGGCGTGCCGCCGCCCAGGTCGAGGCCGATGGGCGTGTAGATCCGCTCCAGATCGTCGTCGGTCGGCGTCGCGGCGGTCTCGTCGTCGGCCATCGCCGCGACCAGTTCCTCGAAGCGCTCGCGCGGGCCCATGAGCCCGACGTAGGGGACCGGGACGTCGAGCAGTTCCTCCAGTGCGAGCCGGTCGTCGACGAAGTTGTGGGTCATGACGACGACGTAGGTGTTCTCGTCGAAGGACTCGACGTCGCGGATCTGCGCCGGCGAGGTCGACCGTACGGCGTCGGCGGCGGGGAACTGGTCCGGGCCGGTGGTGCCGCGGAAGCCGACGACGTGGACGCGGAAGTCGACGTTCGCGGCCAGTTCGACGACGGGACCCACGTCGTGTCCGGAGCCGACGACGACGAGTTTCGGGGCGGGTGTGAGCGCGTCGACGAACACCTCGGCCCACCCGTCGTCGGTCTCGACGCGGACGACGCCGCTGCGTTCCCGGTCGAGATGCTCCCGCACCTCGGGTTCGACGGCGTCGCGGAGCCACGCCGGCGCGTCAGCGTCGTCGGCGAACCCCTCGCCCGGGCGGTAGTCGGTCCGGCTCCAGGTGGGGACGTCGCCGTCGAGGACCGTGACGACGCCGACGGGGTCGTTCGCTGCCACGG
Above is a genomic segment from Halorientalis sp. LT38 containing:
- a CDS encoding aminopeptidase — its product is MIDLELSPISRRIVEELATVTADEEVLVISDPEKVSVGRAITNAARSTGANATLSIMPRLDAHGNEPPGPVAAAMKEADVAFTATTHAITHTQSRLAASDAGTRVVVLRGVTEDMLIEGGMNTDYQRLKEVTGATRDVLDAASEAHVTSPAGTDMHLNLDGSSAFSLDGYFHDYGFSALPGGESPTCPQKKSGTDGTVVIDYSMDNIGHLDDPIELTFEAGTLTGIAGGSEADELREIVDAAGENAGNLAEFAIGTNPDARLIGNLAEDKKKAGTVHFAIGDDTSLGGTLESEIHFDGLVLDPTVELDGTVVLDEGTLDVEGILELADEIRD
- a CDS encoding XdhC family protein; translation: MTDSRWSVPESTVYARARELLEAGEPAVLATVIGVEGNAYRRPGAKMLVTPEGDGVGSVTAGCLEDQINRIAADVLESGRPRVETYDMMEDDEDVWGLGVGCNGIIDVLLEPLTADQRSALDAVAANDPVGVVTVLDGDVPTWSRTDYRPGEGFADDADAPAWLRDAVEPEVREHLDRERSGVVRVETDDGWAEVFVDALTPAPKLVVVGSGHDVGPVVELAANVDFRVHVVGFRGTTGPDQFPAADAVRSTSPAQIRDVESFDENTYVVVMTHNFVDDRLALEELLDVPVPYVGLMGPRERFEELVAAMADDETAATPTDDDLERIYTPIGLDLGGGTPYGIAHSIVAELLAVANDRDPKHLSERDGAIHGRSAAE